The nucleotide sequence GACATTCTTGTGAATATTTTATAGATGATTCAAATAAATTATCGATTAATGATTCAGGTAAATTATTAAATCTATTTATACACTTTTCTACATACCTGCATTCGTATAATAAGTGCAACACTTCTGTTAATTGCTTATAGCATAAACATCTATTGAGAATAACAAGACTCAGATGTACTCTGCTATAAGCGACCAAACCTAAAACAGAGGAGTCAGAAATGACATATGAACATCTGAGTCTTGAAGAAAGACACTACCTTGAAATTGAATTAAAGGCAGGCACATCGATCACTAAAATAGCAAAAAACTTAAATCGTAGTACAAGCACACTTTCACGAGAACTTAAACGTAATAAAGGTCTCCGTGGTTATCGAAACAAGCAAGCCAATGACTTTGCTCAAGAAAGACACAAAGTGAAACCAAAGGCTATTAAACTAACTGAAGAAGTTAAGGACTATATAGATGAGCATTTACTCAAGGATTGGAGCCCCGAACAAATTGTAGGTCGACTAAAAGATGACCAATCCATCTTACTTCATCATGAAACAGTTTATCAATATATTCTTAGAGATAAAGAATCAGGAGGTGAGCTATATAAGCTTCTACGTCATCAGAATAAAACTTATCGCAAACGTTATGGCAACCAGCATAGTCGTAATGGGATTCCCAATCGTGTGGATATAGACGAACGACCTGAGGCAGCTAATAAGCGAGAGCGTGTAGGCGACTGGGAGATGGATACTATTATAGGAAAAGCTCATAAAGGAGCCATTGTAACTATGGATGATCGAAAATCAAAACTGCGTCTAGCATTGCCTGTGTCTCATAAGAAAGCCACGCTTGTGAAAGATGCAATAATCTCTTTGCTAACACCGATCAAAGATTTGGTTCATACTCTTACATTTGATAATGGAAAAGAATTTACTCAGCATGAGACTATCTCCAAGGAATTGGAATGTAATAGTTATTTTGCTAAACCATATCACTCATGGGAACGAGGCCAAAACGAGAATGCTAATGGATTGTTACGGCAATACTTTCCTAAGTCTATGGCGCTTGATGGTATCAGTGAAAATGAAGTCATTATTGCGGTTGATAAACTTAATAGTAGACCTCGAAAATGTCTGAAATTTAAGACGCCATATGAAGTTTTTGAAAATTTAACTGGAATTAACTTAAGAAAATCAGTAGGTGTTGCACTTACTACTTGAATTCAGGATATTTTAAATCAGGTAAACCATCTGATATGAAATCCATTTCTTTATCAAATAGTGATGAATGAAATCTACCTGATATTTCATCGTCTGTTTGTTTCTTAATTTTCATATTTCTTTCTGCCTAACGACTAAGCTGAGGGAGATTTGAGCCTTAGCGAAAATCTTCCTTCCAGCTTCTGGTTCTGTATTTTCTATTTTCTTTTAATTTTTTCATTTCTATAGGACTATTGCTGACTTCGCATTTGTCTGAGTTTGTGATCCAAGTTAGCTTCGTAATTCATGGTAATTTAAGAGGCTAAATACAGATTGATAATTGTATTTCGTTTTCTACTTCGTTTGCCCTAAAAATCTTTTTTATTATTCCTACAGAACGACCGAGATTAGGGATTTCGAGCGAAGCGAAGAAATTCCTCTGCAGCTCATGGTTCGGTTTCTGTTTTTTATTTTGCGTTGATATATACGTCGTAATATTCATATTCATCATGTTGGAAATATTCTTCGTCTTCCATTTCTTCTCCATCCTCATCATATGTATAAACATCTTTTCCTATGGAGTTAGAACAAACTGTAATTATATATTCACCATTATTTAAATTGATTTTTAAATCATCATCGCCAGAATTAGCTGGTGCAGATACAACGAGTGTACCTGATGTGATATTTAGATTTTTTTGAAATGTGCGTTCGTATGATTTATCTGGTGATTCATCAATGTACACTCTTAATCTATGGTCATTTAAATCTGCAACTGTCGATACATAGATTGCTTGGTCTGTCGCCATATAACCATATGCTAATTTATTTTGATCAATCCAAGATAGTTTGTCATCATTGTAATGATCATATCCAAGATTGAAAATCTAAAATTGGTAGTGGTCTGCAAATATTCTGTCAGTTACTTTTATCATATTGAATTTTCATTTTTTTATTCTTACCGAACGTCTAAGCTGAGGGAGATTGAGCCTTAGCGAAAATCTTCCTTCCGGCTTCTTGTTAGGAGTTATCGTTATTTTCTTTGTTTCGTTTTATAAAAGATAAGTGAATTTTACCAAATGCTGCAAACAATAGTAGAATGGATGCAATAGGAGCAACATAAAGTAATAAAATGGCAGTTAGTAATCCTAAGATATGCATGTCTGTAGGAGGCACTAACCATTCATAAATTACTGTTATGAGAAAAGTAGTTATTACTAAAATCATAAGTGCGAAACCTATGTAATAAAACCATGATGTTATTCGTTGTATGAATTCGTTTTTTTTCATTTTCATTTTCACTTCCTAACGACCGAGATTAGGGATTTCGAGCGAAGCGAAGAAATTCCTCTGCAGCTCATGGTTAGGTATTGTTTTTTTTGATCTTGAATATTGTAGTTTAACTTCGTATTTGGTTTGTCTTTGTCAGATTATTCATTCGTTGATCAGCTGCCAAAATCTGATTTCATCGTGTAGTCAGCTGCATCTTTACATTGTTCTTTCAGATTTAGAATAGGGTATTTTCTAATCCATATTTCATCAATCTTCAGATCTATTTTTACATGATTTAAATTGGCTTTTATATGATTAATTTTTTCTTACCTAACGTTCGAGTTGAGCTGTGTTCGAGCCTAAGCGAGAAGATCAGTTCCAACGATTGGTTGTACTTGGTTTCAATTATTGATGGGTCCATATTTTCTATGGTGCTAAACTAAGTGTTTTTGTCTTGTTAAACAAGGTAACATTAGCGATGTAGTCACCGTGATTAGGCGCTTTTTATAGAGTTCAAAAGTTTTGAGAAGCAGTAGTCTTACATTTCTATGGATTTGAGTGCTTGTTGTCTTATAAAAAGAGCTAAATAGCCACTTTTGATATAAGTGCTTTTTGTCAGGGAGCCTGAACGCTCTGATTGGACTCTTATGCATGTAATTTCCCCCTTCTATAATGAAAGAGTATTGGTGGAGGTCTTTCATTTTGAAGGTCATTTCCACGTTTAAAATCACTATTACCACAGCAATCACAGACTTTGGGTTGCCAAGCTTCATCTTTGAATCTTTCGTTAGCTTTGAATTCTTTTAGTAGTTCAGCAAAGAGTATCTTACAGTATTCCTTACTGGTAGTTCGTTGAGCTCCTGCAAAAAGGCCATAAAATCTTGATCTCCGAAATCCTTTAGGAAGTACATGCTGCATAAATCTTCTGATGAATTCCTGGGGTTTCATTCTGATATCTTTATGTCGAGCAATTCCTTTCTCGTCCAAATCTTTATAATCTTTGATATCAAAACTTATGAATGAATTTTCAACTGCCGTAATTCTACTGTTCGCTATTGCACTTCGATAAACATAACGACTCAAGTACTCGACCACTACTTCAGCTCCTGAGAATGGTTTTTGGATATTGACGACCCAAGATTTTCCTTCGATGATTTTATATATTTCAGTGAAATCTTGTGTGTTAACTAACTTCTTATGTTTATAGAGACTCTTGAGTTTTCGGAGAAATCGTTTTTTGAATTCTGCGGAGGCTTCAAAAATGTCAAATAAATAATCTTCTCTTCCTGCTTTCCATGTTCCATCTTTTTTCATTCCTCCACTTGTGACCAATATATGTACGTGAGGATGGAGGCATAAATCTTGGCCCCAGGTATGAAGTGTCGCTATAATTACAGGTATTGAATCATGATATTTTTTACTCAGGTGAAGTAAGCTATCTGCAGCAGTTCTGAACAGTAAATTATAAATTTCTCGTTGGTTAAATCTTGCGATAGGATTCAGTTCATGGGGCAGAGTGAAAATGCTGTGAAAATAAGATACAGGGAGTAATTCATCGAGTCGTTCATTTAACCATCTTCTTCGACGTATTCCCTGACACATTGGACAATTGGTATTCCCGCATGAATTATAGACGGGTCGTTCACTTCCGCATTTACAACATACTTCATTATGTCCTCCAAGATAGGCTGTCCGGCACATAGCTATATCTTGTAGTGTTTTTCGTTGTTCTTTTAATAAAGAATGATTGCCTTCATAAGTTTGACCAAAACGTCTGAAGATTTCTCCCACACTATGTTCTGTTCTCGTTTCCATCTTTCTTACCTCTGTATAGATAAGAAATAACATCAATCTTTATATGTCAAATTAGTGTTTAAATTAGGTTCATTTTTTCCATTATTTTAGTACAACGACCGAGATTAGGGATTTCGAGCGAAGCGAAGAAATTCCTCTGCAGCTCATGGTTAGATATTATCTTTTATTTCTTTTGATTTATAGATCGTTCTTCGTCTACTTTCTGTTCATACCATGAAAAAGGTTTTAAGTTTTCTTTTTCTTGATCAGTAAGTGTTTGATCAATTAATTGTACATTATTATGATGCTTTGCTAAGATGTAATTCTCTAAGGCTTTACCTAGTTCTTTATAATACTCATCTAAGTCTGTGAATTTACGTCTAGAAACAGAACCAATTCTTTTCTTATTGGTTATTAAATTAACTAAGTGAACATCCCCGTCGTATACACTAGCTTGTAAACCTTCATGCATCCCATCTTTTAAATTACCAAAACCTTCTTTACTATAAAAATATCCAGTCTCTTTCCCTTGATTATAAGTGTATATATATACAGGTTCTAAAAGTTCTTCATAAGCAACACATATTTGTAGCCATTCTCCATTCCTAACATATTTTTCAGTACCACTATCCCATTTCATTTCTCCTCGCATGTACATTGAACTCTCACCTGGTTCATTTGACATGCCTGAGAATTCATAGTTTGGATGACTGCATCCAATAAATAAGAGAGTAATGATTATTTGTATGATGTATTTCATTTGTAATTTATTTTCCTTATCTAACGACCGAGATTAGGGATTTCGAGCGAAGCGAAGAAATTCCTCTGCAGCTCCTGGTTAGGTGTTTTTTTAATTCTGACATTATCTAGTTTTTATAAAAGAGTTGCCACTGCATTTTTCCAATTATCTGACTCCAAAGTACTCGTGATTAATTTGGGAATACCATCTGATGAGTCGTATGGATATCCAACTTCCTTATGATTAAGGAGGTATTCATGCCAAGCAATTAAATTATATTCAAAATCTTGACCAGTAATTTTAATTAGCTCTTCACGACCTTCTGTGATAATTTGTGCTAAAGACATCGATTTTACTTTAATTTCGAACATGCCTGGTGTAGATCCACACAAGAAATGTAAAGCTATTTGTATTGGAGTAAGTCTCATTATTTTATTCTCACCTAACGTTCGAGTTGAGCTGTGTTCGAGCCTAAGCGAGAAGATCAGTTCCAACGATTGGTTGTACTTGGTTTCAATTATTGATGGGTCCATATTTTCTATGGTGCTAAACTAAGTGTTTTTGTCTTGTTAAACAAGGTAACATTAGCGATGTAGTCACCGTGATTAGGCGCTTTTTATAGAGTTCAAAAGTTTTGAGAAGCAGTAGTCTTACATTTCTATGGATTTGAGTGCTTGTTGTCTTATAAAAAGAGCTAAATAGCCACTTTTGATATAAGTGCTTTTTGTCAGGGAGCCTGAACGCTCTGATTGGACTCTTATGCATGTAATTTCCCCCTTCTATAATGAAAGAGTATTGGTGGAGGTCTTTCATTTTGAAGGTCATTTCCACGTTTAAAATCACTATTACCACAGCAATCACAGACTTTGGGTTGCCAAGCTTCATCTTTGAATCTTTCGTTAGCTTTGAATTCTTTTAGTAGTTCAGCAAAGAGTATCTTACAGTATTCCTTACTGGTAGTTCGTTGAGCTCCTGCAAAAAGGCCATAAAATCTTGATCTCCGAAATCCTTTAGGAAGTACATGCTGCATAAATCTTCTGATGAATTCCTGGGGTTTCATTCTGATATCTTTATGTCGAGCAATTCCTTTCTCGTCCAAATCTTTATAATCTTTGATATCAAAACTTATGAATGAATTTTCAACTGCCGTAATTCTACTGTTCGCTATTGCACTTCGATAAACATAACGACTCAAGTACTCGACCACTACTTCAGCTCCTGAGAATGGTTTTTGGATATTGACGACCCAAGATTTTCCTTCGATGATTTTATATATTTCAGTGAAATCTTGTGTGTTAACTAACTTCTTATGTTTATAGAGACTCTTGAGTTTTCGGAGAAATCGTTTTTTGAATTCTGCGGAGGCTTCAAAAATGTCAAATAAATAATCTTCTCTTCCTGCTTTCCATGTTCCATCTTTTTTCATTCCTCCACTTGTGACCAATATATGTACGTGAGGATGGAGGCATAAATCTTGGCCCCAGGTATGAAGTGTCGCTATAATTACAGGTATTGAATCATGATATTTTTTACTCAGGTGAAGTAAGCTATCTGCAGCAGTTCTGAACAGTAAATTATAAATTTCTCGTTGGTTAAATCTTGCGATAGGATTCAGTTCATGGGGCAGAGTGAAAATGCTGTGAAAATAAGATACAGGGAGTAATTCATCGAGTCGTTCATTTAACCATCTTCTTCGACGTATTCCCTGACACATTGGACAATTGGTATTCCCGCATGAATTATAGACGGGTCGTTCACTTCCGCATTTACAACATACTTCATTATGTCCTCCAAGATAGGCTGTCCGGCACATAGCTATATCTTGTAGTGTTTTTCGTTGTTCTTTTAATAAAGAATGATTGCCTTCATAAGTTTGACCAAAACGTCTGAAGATTTCTCCCACACTATGTTCTGTTCTCGTTTCCATCTTTCTTACCTCTGTATAGATAAGAAATAACATCAATCTTTATATGTCAAATTAGTGTTTAAATTAGGTTCATTTTTTCCATTATTTTAGTACAACGACCGAGATCAGGGATTTCTGAGCGAAGCGAAGAAATTCCTCTGCAGCTCATGGTTCTACTTTTTTATTTCTTTTATATATTCTTTATCACATGTTTCGCATATAAAAAATTCTATCTTTTTACAGTGCGGATTCTTTTTTTGTTCTTCAGATAATGGACCTTTAAAGTATTGTCCTACAGGTGATAAATTCGGATATTTGTTTCGTTTTGGGTCAAAAACATAATGTACATTCAAAGAAGATTCATAATGATAAAATTTTTGTTTTTTCATCTTTGTGTCGTGTGTAATACATATCTTTTTTTTAGCATATTGATCAATAATTGTTTTAATGTTTTTAGTACACGTTTTACACTCTAACCCTGGAGGTGTTGTCTCGTACATGAAATACTTTGAATGTGGATTACTCTTTAGATATTTTTTGGGGATAAAGTAATCATATATTTCTTCTGTTAAAACTTGTTCAGCAATTAACTCTACATTGTCACCGTTATATCTCTCTTTATACATATTTTTCATTAGAAGAACTTCATGAAATTGACACTTCTTTTGTTCATCTGAAGTCAATGAATTGACAAAAATAACTGATAATATAAGTCTTATTAAATTTTTCATGTTTTATTTATGTAGAACGACCGAGATTAGTGAGATTTGAGCCTAAGCGAAAATCTTCACTGCAGCTCATGGTTCTATATTTTGCTATTTCTTTTTTTATGTTCATTATGATCAAACTTTTGAACTTCATATTTATTTTTTAATTTATACCACACCCAGCGACCACCGCCTACGGTTTCTTGAATTAAATGAGGACACATTGTGTGTTGTGTGAATTCGAATGTGATATGGATGTATTCTTCAGATGACTTCTTACCTTTATAAAATTCTTCTAGTCTCACTTTTGCAGTGACTTTGCCTTGAAGCCATGGATAGTCATTAAGTTTTTTCTCATAATAATTGATTAAAGATTCTCTTTCTTTTTTAGTTTCGTTTAATACGATATTTAATTTTTCTTTTAGTTTTTTATCATCAGGCATTAAGTCTATGTCGCCAGTGTGAATTTCCTTAAAAGTTGCGACATAGTGAAGATAGTTCTGCATAGCTAAATGAAATCGTATTTCTTCTCCAGTAAGCATTTTACCTTCATTAGAGAAAAAAACTATTTTTTCAACAAATCCAACAAAGACTTTGTCAGAATTCTCAAATTTCGTAAGTTGCTCTTTTTCGCTCCATTTAGTGGGGCTAGCTATTAAGATGT is from Lentisphaera profundi and encodes:
- a CDS encoding IS91 family transposase; its protein translation is METRTEHSVGEIFRRFGQTYEGNHSLLKEQRKTLQDIAMCRTAYLGGHNEVCCKCGSERPVYNSCGNTNCPMCQGIRRRRWLNERLDELLPVSYFHSIFTLPHELNPIARFNQREIYNLLFRTAADSLLHLSKKYHDSIPVIIATLHTWGQDLCLHPHVHILVTSGGMKKDGTWKAGREDYLFDIFEASAEFKKRFLRKLKSLYKHKKLVNTQDFTEIYKIIEGKSWVVNIQKPFSGAEVVVEYLSRYVYRSAIANSRITAVENSFISFDIKDYKDLDEKGIARHKDIRMKPQEFIRRFMQHVLPKGFRRSRFYGLFAGAQRTTSKEYCKILFAELLKEFKANERFKDEAWQPKVCDCCGNSDFKRGNDLQNERPPPILFHYRRGKLHA
- a CDS encoding IS30 family transposase; this translates as MTYEHLSLEERHYLEIELKAGTSITKIAKNLNRSTSTLSRELKRNKGLRGYRNKQANDFAQERHKVKPKAIKLTEEVKDYIDEHLLKDWSPEQIVGRLKDDQSILLHHETVYQYILRDKESGGELYKLLRHQNKTYRKRYGNQHSRNGIPNRVDIDERPEAANKRERVGDWEMDTIIGKAHKGAIVTMDDRKSKLRLALPVSHKKATLVKDAIISLLTPIKDLVHTLTFDNGKEFTQHETISKELECNSYFAKPYHSWERGQNENANGLLRQYFPKSMALDGISENEVIIAVDKLNSRPRKCLKFKTPYEVFENLTGINLRKSVGVALTT